The genomic segment GTCTGCAGACTTTACCTGCTTCACCTCCAGCATAGACACCACATGGACAACAAAAGCACATCAGGGCATCTTACTGGTGATAATCCATGTGTATGCGTCCTGTTAGTTTTGAGGTATACTTACAGACTGGGTTTTATTTCAGATGAGTACAGTGATTAGCACTGCGACCTCAGAGCAAGATGGTTCTTTGCTTTGAAGGTCCTGGTACCTGCTCTCCGTCTGTTCTCCCACAGTCCTGGCACACCTTCACAGGTTTTTCAAGAGggataaaaatcacactgatgacAAAGAAGTCTTAAAAACTCATAAACTCCGTCCTTTTTTGCAGTTTCCCTGAGTTTGACCTTGGTGTGAATTTGCTGAGGCATCCACTTTGCGTTAAAACAGCAAAATGtcaaaacctctgcttttatgGAGGTGCTCAAATTTACAGATGATCAGctaagtgcatttgattagcagcatctTAACTCCAATGGAAGCAGTTTGTTTGCTTAGTTTTTACACATGACTGCATAGAGTCCTGTTAAAATGTGCCTTTTCACAGGACTGtactataaaatataaataaaatctacTATATCTGTTGTCTCAGCAGgttgtattaaaaacaaaatgacaatTTACCCACAAAAATGTTCCTTTGGTTTTCATGTTTGCTGTCCAGTTTTAATGGatacattttttatgtatttatttttctgatttttttggtttttaagtgTTTGAGTTCAGTTGTTTTTGAGTTAGTAGTTGTTGTCAGCGTTTCAAATTAGAGTGCTACTAAAGTGCTACTACTGCAGCTCCACCTGCTGACACACTAAAATTACTGACTTCCTGTTTATTGCTGTTGTGACTGCTCTAACTCAGTATGCCAACCTCACTTTTCTCCACCATCACTGCAGAGAGAAAAGCCTTGTTTGGTAAAAATCTAGATTTAATCTTTTTGTTATTCTGGTTGAGATTAGCATATGCTGCATAGATCATTAcagactctgtggtggccttgCAGGGTGCTCATCCTGCCCTGTGTGCAGTATGCGGTACCTGTAGATGTCAGGTGTGTCCTGGTGGAGGTTGTGTAATCCAGCAGATGAAGGCTGCtgtgctgcagcagcaggaaCGCTGTGTCTTCACCACAGTCGGCTGCTCAGGATAATCAGGACGGATGTGTCTCTGCAGCCTGAACTGaacagcagctgcaggaggagGCGCTTCAGCTTATTCACACCACCCAGAGTTCAAACTCACAGCCAGCTGACTGTACTGTGAAGGAGAGGTGAACTCATCTTGTACCTTCTAGTTTCCCAGTTTTTCCAGGCCTCTTAGTAAAAATGGATGTCTGAAGCTCCGTCTTTACACATCTAATTCTTATTTCTTGAATCACTACAGCCGACTCTGACCCCACAGTTTACAGGAGACCACTAGCAGCTACGCTAACCGATCTGTAGACTGGATTACGTCTCTAGAGCTCAGAACAGGAGTGGTCATTCCTCTATTGTTAGATATGACTGGTACAGATGTTAGTGCTTCCAGCCAATAATTCCTCTCGGCTGCTTCTCTGCAGTCCTCGTTCAGAATTTTAGGGGAAAAATCTTTTGAAGAAATTTGAGCTGAGTAAACTGGAATGAAAGTTATGTTACAAACAGATTTGTGATAAAATGATTTTTGTGGGGTTTGAATCTTTCGGTGGATCTGCAGAGTATTTAAATCAAAAGTGATAAGTTTGAGATAACGTGTTATCTGCAGGCTCCAACAGTGTAAAGACCGCACGGCGCCGAATAATCACTAAACAgctcctccgcctcctccccCAGCATGACAGTGCTCCCTGTAACCAACAGCCCAGTGAGAGTCCTACTGGGTGAAACAATGCAGTGTTGTAAATCATTTCTCATGAAAAGTGCGTTGAAGTGTCTTTCTGTAGCAGAGCAAACCTTCAGACCTTCAAAGCTCCAGACCAACAGCATTCCTGGACCTCCTCCTGTTCTTCCTCTAGACGCTTGATGGTACATTAGACAAACCGGTGTTAAGACCTGATGGGTTTAGCTGCAGGATGAGGAACAGCTCATGCCCTCGCCTGAACCTGGATCGGTTTTCTCAGACAAGAAGCCTCGTGAAGCATCAAGTGACAGAACAACCTTTTATTTGATTCTAGCcataaaacattttgtcttGAAAGAGTGAAAGCTGTCATATCAAGTTAGTAGGAGGCAGGAAAAAGTTTTATCAAAGCCAGGAGTACAGGTGAGATGACAGAGAGAGCCCTTCCATCAACTGAGCTACAGTTTACTATGATTGTCGTTATGCACCAGAATGCTTCACTAAACCAGATGTACAAATTCACCAGCTAGAAGCAATTTACAACATGCACTTTATGGAGAAAGATTGCATAGCTCCTCACTGTTTTGCCCTTTAAAGATGTGCTTTTAAAAAGAATCCAGTTTTGGATGAGGCCTTTCTGAAAAGCACTAAATTCAGAAAAGCCCTGTTCTGTATCCACTGCGGCGCCGTCCTCCCAGATGTTTCTCAGAGGATCGGAAACGTCCACAGGGGAGAAGAAAGTCAGCCCTGTCTCAGCTGAGTTCAAAATCCATCCCAGAGAGAGGCTTCATGCAGTAACCGTATCCCCTCTGGAATGACTGCGTGATCGAGATTCAGACTCCCGGGCTCCTGACAGTCCAGGTCTCAGGATCTTTCAGGAAAGAAGACTCCCCGCCGGCAGTAGAAAGGACAGGCACTGAGTCGAGCTGGGTCAGAGGTTCAGGTGGAATCGGGGTCAAAGAGAGACGTCTTTCCTCTGCAGGATGTCAGCTGCCTCATATTCGTATGTGGAAGTTGCTGAAGACACAAAAAAAGCAGATATGGGTGACTTCCAGGACTGACTGTGAATCATCATTAACTGTTTGAACCTCTCAGGCTGTAACTGGATGAAACTGAAATTTAGCCTCGTTGTATCAACAGCGGGATGGTAATGATGAATCTCAGTTGCTGTCAGGagtctatttttattctttacattaaaaATTTGACAATTATCTTTGCATGTAATATTTTATAGGATTCACCTCCAGGGCAGAGTGACTGGAAAACATCCTCAAAGACTCTGAAatcaacaacagctgcctcaaagcactttataatgtcaggtaaagaccccacagtgctacagagaaaactccaacaattacacgaccccctatgagcaagcacttagcgacaatgggaaggaaaaactcccttttaacaggaagaagcctctagcagaaccaggctcagggaggggcggcggGTTGGGGGTCCACAGCAGGTGCTGCAGAGTCTGTTTTCATGGGGACTGTGAAGCGTAGTAAGCTGAGGTATAAAGCAGACATAAATGACTGGACGGGCGTAAACGCTGCTATCTGTACGCCGCACCTTGCAGACGCGTGTTCGCGCTGACGTTTATGACAGTCGAGCTGCTCGGCTTCGTGACGTCAGATTAACTGGCCGTCCGTAACCAGGGTGACGCGGGAGGTGATGTACCTGCTAGTAAACATAATGGCTTTCCAGCTTTCTCTTTTTACAGTTTAACTGCTTCTGTTGCCATAGTAACACCAACCCTGGAGCCCAGTTTCCAGCTATTATCTCTGAGCGGCGGTCCGGTGTGATGGACAAATTAATGACTGAACTCAATGACTTAATAAAtgcaccctcctcctcctcctcactctaCTCTTCTTCCTCTTGTCTCTCCCTTCATCCCTCCTCTGTGCTTGCTGTGGGACACTGTGATGGATTGCCAGCAGTAAAACTCGTGGGTTTTATCTCTGCAGCTTTAtgcagagcagcagaagactcAGCAGCCTGAGTGAGAAACACTCACAGCCAGGATCAGGACCTGGATCAGGACCCGGATCACAACCATCCTCTGTCCTTTCAGGAGACATCCTGCTGGCAGCTCTCCGCACGATTCACGGTGAAGCTCCTTATTGATTTGATGCTGTCCCTTCATGCAGCCCCTCAGTTCAGCCTCAATCGTGAAACAACTCATGTGTGTtgagcagcagatcaaacaaGTTGAGAACTATAAATGGCTTCCAGCGCACATTCAGGCCTATAAGACTCATTTAGTAAGTTTGACACCGCTGCATTACAGGGAGGAACATACAGAGCCGCAGCACAGTCTGTACGGCTGACTGTGATTTAAAAGGCTAAACTAGTGTGTGCTTCtgtggtggatggatggatgaaaactGTTGATAACCCTGCAGATCATCGTGTTTTAGTGATACTGCCAGCAGAACAGAAGAAAACTGACCCTAAAGCACATTTTCCTCCAAAAAATGCTGTTTCAAGAGCAGAGAGCACGGAGCTGATGTGTTATGTGACGTTATTGTGATGAGCTGGCAACAGTACCCCATGACAGCATGGAGGGGAAATATAAGAAACAGTCAGACAACAGTCTGAGCAGCAAAAAACGCTTTGGACCGATTCCAAACACAGAAATTAAGGATAAAAAACAGACCCAGGATTTACCAATCACATACTTTTCTAACTTTGCACTGTTACTGTGGAGGTTTGTGGGAGAGGAGCAGGCACGTCTCTgccttgctttaaaaaaatgaacgcATAACAGAAGAGATGACGGTACCTCAGAAAGTCAGGAGCCTTGGAGATCATGTTCTCAAAGTCGGCGAATGAGAGCTTGTTGTCTCCATCGAGGTCGGCCTCCTCGATGGCTTTGTCACACACCAACGTGACCTCCTCGGGCGTCAGCTCCCCTTTGGTCAGCTTGTTCAGGGTCTTCTCCAGGTCCTCCTTACAGATGAAGTTGTCCCTGTTAAAGTCTGGACCAGAACCCCAACGAGACGACTCAGTACAGAGCTGCCACAAAAACTGAACTTATTCTACTAATAATCTCCATGTAATCAACAGTAATAACTGCAAATAATGAAATcattttgtaaaatatttatttttttagactttatttagatttttcatatattatttttgagaccatttaaatctatttagacatttaatgttaatttagtgacatttaattaatttttagaaaaataatttttagactaataataattatttccattttttccattttgaatGATAATTCTTTTATTCACATATTTTGGGCCATTTTATTAAcatcttattttaatatttttcagaAATTATAATAATCATTTTGCAGGAACTAAtaattttatcttatttatatACTTACTAAgttgaaataattaattaaaataatcttttaTATAATTAtgctatttttgtttaaatcagACTAAATCAGGAAAACAGCCCCTGTTCTGTGAGACCATAAGGCTGAAGCGAGTGCACGCTGAGGGACATTGCTGCCACAGGTGTATCATCTCAGACCCAACCCGAGCGTCTCCACCTGAAGGCACACGTTACCGTATATCTTGAAGGCGTAAATGGTCTTGAGCTCTCTAGGTGAAGCTTCGCAGAGGGCAGAAAACATATCAATGAAGTCGTTGAAGCTCAGGTTCCCCTGTCCGTCCTCGGAGAACGTCTCCACGATTCTCTCTCTAAACGGGTTTTCCtgtcagcacaaacacaaaacatcacaCATTTGAACATAACAGCCAACAAAAACCGGGATGTGAGACACATTCGTTTTAAAGTCTTGCACAGCCAGCAGAATTTTGTCCCTGCATGGCTCCTGTACAAACTGTACCTTCAGCTCAGGCATCGTGATGATGAGCGTCATAGGGACTTTGATGTCGGGGTTGTTGGTGTAGTCCAGTGGCACTAAATGTGGCGCCAGCTCACGATATCGAGCGTGTAACCTGCACCACATTGGAACAAAGTCAGCAGTTTACACAGGAGTCTAATACATTCACTTTAATGTCACTTTAAACAGctaaatattaatattcaaGTTTCCATCAGTCAGTCAGTGAGCCAAAGTCTTACTAACAAAATGATgcaacctaaaaaaaaaaagctgctggaACACGGAAGGAGAATCTGAAACACGCCAAAACCTCTCAAACAGCGACGCTTTCCATCTGTAGCTGTAAAGTGTTTGTCTGAGCGACTCCAGCCTGCACAGCTCAAGTCAAACAAACCCATTCTGCTCATTTCCACCTCTAGAGTTTCAGCCTTGACCTTTATTCATCCCACCCTGGGACTGTTTCTTTAAGGCCCCAGGGTGACTATACTGCTGCAGGATGAGCTATACTGGCTGCACATTGAGTATTTTGTTTGCTGCACCAAATGATGGAATCAAAGCATTCAGAGCAATCTGAAGTTTGAGCGTTTGGCTCACAGGGATTTCCTTTAGATAAGTTTACTCATTATTTTTCTAAACTGTGCAGGTTTAATATGAAGGTCTAACTCTGGGTCATGTGACAGAAAATACGGGAACGGTGAATAAGCCTACATTACAAGTCAtcttaaaataagttaaaaaatcCAGTTTTAATGTTTGAAATCAGCTCAGTTAATCTCACTTCAGTCTATTGAACAGTTTAACCTCATACTATGAAAACAGGTGGAGCTGCAGGTCCTGGAGGTGCATAGGTGTGGGTGGAAATTTTGCACAAATTTTTTTCCCAGCATTTTTGTTTCTTCACAACATCATGAATACACGAGATCTTTCCAGTGCTGAAAAACTAATTTAAGCtctgtttaaaaaatgcaacCCAAATCCACTTTGTGACACTTAGACTGGGCTTAATCTGAAGATAAAATGTGGCTTCCTGTAAGCTTTTCTGCGTATTAGTATCATCCACTTTGATGTAGAGGAACAGAAATACCATCAGTGGATGTTTGATTTGTTTCTAATTAATTGCTGGAGAAAACTTCAAAAAGTGCATTTTGAGTAAACTTTGAAGGGTCATATCGCCATGGTGatacatgacaggtgtgtgaagCATATAAAGCGTGTCAATCGCTATTAAAATATATTCCAAGTGCTGCGTTCAGTGTGAGTTTAGTAGATCTCAGTACAGTAAAGCCAATCATCGAAACCATTGTGTAAACACATTGCGCCTACACtacacagcaggaaaaatagcCAAGCAGCAGTTGTTCCTCTCCCTCAGTGAGTGATGAAGGTGTggattcaaaaagaaaaaagaccagCAGACTTTCGCCGTGCGCCACACTCACCGCAGGATTTCCTTCCGGGTGAAGAAGGTGCAGTCCTGGGAACAAACAGAGAGACGAAGAAAGTGAGTCAGAGCGGCCAGTCCTCAGGGAGGATCTGCTTTCACCATCAGTCAGCATCTTCACCActaccaccatcatcatcatccagtGCAGCAGGTTGCAGAGCCAATCAGCAGCAGGACGCAGATCTGATGTGGTCTGCGTTCTGCTGAGCCATGAAGGCAGACACCTCTCCACCTTTCACGCCTCTCTGAAGGACATCCAGCTGTCCGCCTCCATCCTGCCCCCTCTCACCTGATACGCCTCCAGCTGCTCCTCGGTGAAGGTTGTCTGCTTGTTGCCCATCCTGGCCGGTGGATCCTCCCATCACACAGCTGCATCACACTCTGAGCTGGCTTTGCATCCGGCAGCAGGTCTGCGCACCGCCGGGACATCCACTCTCCTGATCCGAGTCTCAGTCTGcgatcctgctgctgctgctggtcccAACGCGGAGGAAAACAGGATTGTGACGCCTCagaggacaggaggaggaggtgcaGGCATCACAGTGCTGCTTTCAGCTGCTGCTTGGAAAACCATGAACTGTAAATGCAGGAAGAAATTCTGGAATTACATCATTAGATTAGTCTGTTAGATGACTTAATTGagaatttgtttgtttattttttgtgtgttttgtttctttttatgttaaataaattacattttataacTTCACATCCATCTTTCTTTATTTCAACCACACATTTCTTTGATTTGCTTTCCAGCTTGGGTTCAAATCAGCATAAAAGTTGTAAAacccattttctttttcaactgATTTGTCATgtattgtttgtttcttttccttttataataaagttacactaaaataaatacagatatttatgtttgcagattttctttctcatttcaGATATCCTTCCCACCATTCAGACACAGGATATTGGCATGTGTCATGTCATCGTCAACTGTTTGTCTTGATTGAAAGCTCTGATCCTGTGAAGAGAAATGTTAGACTGGCTGTTCTGTGCCATCAGATCCCAGACAACATTTGAACACTAAGCCACAGCTATAGAGCTTAGAGCCACAGGTTCTAAGCTCACAGTAAACAAAGTAAAGTCAATAACAGTGCACGCGCATGAGTCTGAGTGTTTTTTTACATGCAGGTCTAGAGATTAAAGCTCTGACAGTGGACATCAAGTGTTGGGTAGATGAGCTGATGAAGCAGAGCAGTGGCTCTTTCTCAAAATATAAACCTCAGAATCAAAAAACTACTCAGACACCAGGGGGTAAGTAATGTACACAGGTGTATTTTTCAAATGACATAAATCGAATTCTCTTgtttcacacaaacatacattttGTCCAATAAACaagtaaagaaataaaactaagtgagcaacaaaaaaatataataaatagaCATGGCAACCACTAAAAAACAGCCTAattacagcaaataaaaaaaacaaaaaagaagtgaACAAACTTTTAATATGTTCTAATCACGGTGATGACTGGAGAGTAGCGCCTTTTTTGCCTTGTTTGTGCAGATTCGGATTTTCCTAACAGCTCCTGAAGGCAGCACTAATTCTGATGGTGGTGCAGCGTCCAGCAGGTGACGCCAAAAACAGCCTGTAGCCTCAATGACTAGTACAGCCACAAAGATCTCTCGGAGTAAGTCATCTTGCTCGCACAGGATCTTTGTCCCGGCTGGTTTTCGGCAGCAGCTCGGAGTGAGTCATCTCGCTCACAGACGATCTCGGAGAGCTCTTCCTCAGCAGAATGGCAGGCAACGCGTGGAGGTCACTGGTAAGAAGCACCGTGTT from the Oreochromis niloticus isolate F11D_XX linkage group LG1, O_niloticus_UMD_NMBU, whole genome shotgun sequence genome contains:
- the LOC100709568 gene encoding calcium and integrin-binding family member 2; protein product: MGNKQTTFTEEQLEAYQDCTFFTRKEILRLHARYRELAPHLVPLDYTNNPDIKVPMTLIITMPELKENPFRERIVETFSEDGQGNLSFNDFIDMFSALCEASPRELKTIYAFKIYDFNRDNFICKEDLEKTLNKLTKGELTPEEVTLVCDKAIEEADLDGDNKLSFADFENMISKAPDFLSNFHIRI